One genomic region from Ovis canadensis isolate MfBH-ARS-UI-01 breed Bighorn chromosome 24, ARS-UI_OviCan_v2, whole genome shotgun sequence encodes:
- the TTYH3 gene encoding protein tweety homolog 3 isoform X2, with product MAGVSYAAPWWVSLLHRLPHFDLHWEATSSQFRPEDTDYQQALLLLGAAALACLALDLLFLLFYSFWLCCRRRKSEEHLDADCCCTAWCVIIATLVCSAGIAVGFYGNGETSDGIHRATYSLRHANRTVAGVQDRVWDTAAALNRTAEPSLQSLERQLAARPEPLRAVQRLQGLLQTLLGYTAAIPFWRNPAVSLEALAEQVDLYDWYRWLGYLGLLLLDVAICLLVLVGLIRSSKGILVGVCLLGVLALIISWGALGLELAVSVGSSDFCVDPDTYVTRMVEEHSVLSGDILEYYLACSPHAANPFQQKLSGSHKALVEMQDVVAELLKTVSWEYPATKDPLLRVQEVLNGTEVNLQHLTALVDCRSLHLDYVQALTGFCYDGVEGLIYLALFSFVTALMFSSIVCSVPHTWQQKRGPDEDGEEEAAPGPRQAHDSLYRVHMPSLYSCGSSYGSEASIPAAAHTVSNAPVTEYMSQNANFQNPRCENTPLIGRESPPPSYTSSMRAKYLATSQPRPESSSSGH from the exons ATGGCCGGGGTCAGCTACGCGGCGCCCTGGTGGGTGAGCCTCCTGCACCGGCTGCCCCACTTCGACCTGCACTGGGAGGCCACCAGCAGCCAGTTCCGGCCCGAGGACACCGACTACCAGCAG gcgctgctgctgctgggggccGCCGCGCTGGCCTGCCTCGCCCTGGACCTCCTCTTCCTGCTCTTCTACTCCTTCTGGCTGTGCTGTCGGCGGCGCAAGAGCGAGGAGCACCTGGACGCCGACTGCTGCTGCACCGCCTGGTGTGTCATCATCGCCACGCTGGTCTGCAG CGCCGGTATCGCCGTGGGGTTCTATGGCAATGGGGAGACCAGTGACGGCATCCATCGGGCCACCTACTCTCTCCGCCACGCCAACCGTACTGTGGCAGGGGTCCAGGACCGC GTGTGGGACACGGCAGCCGCCCTGAACCGCACGGCGGAGCCCAGCCTGCAGAGCCTGGAGCGGCAGCTGGCCGCGAGGCCGGAGCCCCTGCGGGCGGTCCAGCGGCTACAGGGCCTGCTGCAGACACTGTTGGGCTACACGGCGGCCATCCCTTTCTGGAGGAACCCAGCCGTGTCGCTGGAGGCGCTGGCCGAGCAGGTGGATCTCTACGACTGGTACAG GTGGCTGGGCTATCTGGGCCTGCTGCTGCTCGACGTGGCCATCTGCCTCCTGGTGCTGGTCGGCCTCATCCGCAGCTCCAAGGGGATCCTGGTCGG GGTCTGCCTGCTGGGGGTGCTGGCCCTGATCATCAGCTGGGGCGCCCTGGGCCTGGAACTGGCCGTGTCTGTG ggctccaGTGACTTCTGCGTGGACCCCGACACCTACGTGACCCGGATGGTGGAGGAGCACTCTGTGCTGAGCGGGG acatcctggagtactaCCTGGCCTGCTCACCTCACGCCGCCAACCCCTTCCAGCAG AAGCTGTCAGGCAGCCACAAGGCGCTGGTGGAGATGCAGGACGTGGTGGCTGAGCTCCTGAAGACTGTCTCGTGGGAGTACCCCGCCACCAag GACCCCCTGCTCCGTGTCCAGGAGGTGCTGAACGGCACAGAGGTGAACCTGCAGCACCTCACTGCCCTGGTGGACTGCCGCAGCCTGCACCTG GACTACGTGCAGGCCCTCACGGGCTTCTGCTACGACGGCGTCGAGGGCCTCATCTACCTGGCCCTCTTCTCCTTCGTCACGGCCCTCATGTTCAGCTCCATCGTATGCAGTGTCCCGCACACCTGGCAGCAAAAGAG AGGCCCCGacgaggatggggaggaggaggccgCCCCAGGGCCTCGGCAGGCGCACGACAGCCTCTACCGTGTCCACATGCCCAGTCTGTACAGCTGTGGCAGCAGCTACGGCAGCGAGGCCAGCATCCCGGCTGCGGCCCACACCGTCAGCAACGCCCCAGTCACCGAGTACAT
- the TTYH3 gene encoding protein tweety homolog 3 isoform X1: MAGVSYAAPWWVSLLHRLPHFDLHWEATSSQFRPEDTDYQQALLLLGAAALACLALDLLFLLFYSFWLCCRRRKSEEHLDADCCCTAWCVIIATLVCSAGIAVGFYGNGETSDGIHRATYSLRHANRTVAGVQDRVWDTAAALNRTAEPSLQSLERQLAARPEPLRAVQRLQGLLQTLLGYTAAIPFWRNPAVSLEALAEQVDLYDWYRWLGYLGLLLLDVAICLLVLVGLIRSSKGILVGVCLLGVLALIISWGALGLELAVSVGSSDFCVDPDTYVTRMVEEHSVLSGDILEYYLACSPHAANPFQQKLSGSHKALVEMQDVVAELLKTVSWEYPATKDPLLRVQEVLNGTEVNLQHLTALVDCRSLHLDYVQALTGFCYDGVEGLIYLALFSFVTALMFSSIVCSVPHTWQQKRGPDEDGEEEAAPGPRQAHDSLYRVHMPSLYSCGSSYGSEASIPAAAHTVSNAPVTEYMSQNANFQNPRCENTPLIGRESPPPSRYLAALDSGGHTGWQFKPLNSA; encoded by the exons ATGGCCGGGGTCAGCTACGCGGCGCCCTGGTGGGTGAGCCTCCTGCACCGGCTGCCCCACTTCGACCTGCACTGGGAGGCCACCAGCAGCCAGTTCCGGCCCGAGGACACCGACTACCAGCAG gcgctgctgctgctgggggccGCCGCGCTGGCCTGCCTCGCCCTGGACCTCCTCTTCCTGCTCTTCTACTCCTTCTGGCTGTGCTGTCGGCGGCGCAAGAGCGAGGAGCACCTGGACGCCGACTGCTGCTGCACCGCCTGGTGTGTCATCATCGCCACGCTGGTCTGCAG CGCCGGTATCGCCGTGGGGTTCTATGGCAATGGGGAGACCAGTGACGGCATCCATCGGGCCACCTACTCTCTCCGCCACGCCAACCGTACTGTGGCAGGGGTCCAGGACCGC GTGTGGGACACGGCAGCCGCCCTGAACCGCACGGCGGAGCCCAGCCTGCAGAGCCTGGAGCGGCAGCTGGCCGCGAGGCCGGAGCCCCTGCGGGCGGTCCAGCGGCTACAGGGCCTGCTGCAGACACTGTTGGGCTACACGGCGGCCATCCCTTTCTGGAGGAACCCAGCCGTGTCGCTGGAGGCGCTGGCCGAGCAGGTGGATCTCTACGACTGGTACAG GTGGCTGGGCTATCTGGGCCTGCTGCTGCTCGACGTGGCCATCTGCCTCCTGGTGCTGGTCGGCCTCATCCGCAGCTCCAAGGGGATCCTGGTCGG GGTCTGCCTGCTGGGGGTGCTGGCCCTGATCATCAGCTGGGGCGCCCTGGGCCTGGAACTGGCCGTGTCTGTG ggctccaGTGACTTCTGCGTGGACCCCGACACCTACGTGACCCGGATGGTGGAGGAGCACTCTGTGCTGAGCGGGG acatcctggagtactaCCTGGCCTGCTCACCTCACGCCGCCAACCCCTTCCAGCAG AAGCTGTCAGGCAGCCACAAGGCGCTGGTGGAGATGCAGGACGTGGTGGCTGAGCTCCTGAAGACTGTCTCGTGGGAGTACCCCGCCACCAag GACCCCCTGCTCCGTGTCCAGGAGGTGCTGAACGGCACAGAGGTGAACCTGCAGCACCTCACTGCCCTGGTGGACTGCCGCAGCCTGCACCTG GACTACGTGCAGGCCCTCACGGGCTTCTGCTACGACGGCGTCGAGGGCCTCATCTACCTGGCCCTCTTCTCCTTCGTCACGGCCCTCATGTTCAGCTCCATCGTATGCAGTGTCCCGCACACCTGGCAGCAAAAGAG AGGCCCCGacgaggatggggaggaggaggccgCCCCAGGGCCTCGGCAGGCGCACGACAGCCTCTACCGTGTCCACATGCCCAGTCTGTACAGCTGTGGCAGCAGCTACGGCAGCGAGGCCAGCATCCCGGCTGCGGCCCACACCGTCAGCAACGCCCCAGTCACCGAGTACAT